Proteins encoded in a region of the Pseudomonas viciae genome:
- a CDS encoding IS110 family transposase: MKFCGIDLHSNNSVVVVTDETDRVLVSRRCPNELTPIIALLDPHRDELAGVVVESTYNWYWLVDGLMAAGLNVKLANPVAMKRYDGLKHSDDKDDAVFLAHLLRLGILPTAIFILRTNERYEIWRVNEFNWFAQEPSTSWPSKISLHVNLGIVLAVMKSKAFQPHLLTGWACQ, from the coding sequence ATGAAATTCTGTGGCATAGACCTGCATTCGAACAACAGCGTTGTCGTGGTTACCGACGAAACGGATAGAGTTTTGGTGAGCCGGCGCTGTCCCAATGAGCTAACGCCGATTATTGCGCTCCTCGATCCGCACCGTGACGAGTTGGCCGGCGTGGTGGTCGAGTCGACGTACAACTGGTATTGGCTTGTCGATGGCCTTATGGCTGCGGGCTTGAACGTCAAATTGGCGAACCCGGTGGCGATGAAACGCTATGACGGTTTGAAGCACTCGGACGATAAGGATGATGCTGTATTTCTCGCGCATTTGCTGCGACTGGGGATTCTGCCGACGGCTATATTCATCCTCCGCACGAACGAGCGCTACGAGATTTGGCGCGTAAACGAATTCAATTGGTTCGCACAAGAACCCAGCACATCCTGGCCGTCGAAAATATCGCTGCACGTCAATTTGGGCATAGTTTTAGCTGTAATGAAATCAAAGGCTTTTCAGCCGCATCTGTTGACAGGCTGGGCCTGCCAATAG
- a CDS encoding transposase, producing the protein MKANVVVIQALEAQIAELDARLLQQAKLRPEYLLLKTMPGVGEVLATIIMLETGDIDRFAEVGNFASYARCVKSAHYSNGKKKGEGNAKNGNAYLIWAFIEAANFARRFSDDAKRFFEKKKAKTNSVVATKALAHKLARASYHILKEKQPFDAKRCFA; encoded by the coding sequence ATGAAGGCCAATGTGGTGGTCATCCAAGCGCTCGAGGCGCAGATCGCCGAGCTAGACGCGCGACTGCTTCAACAGGCCAAGCTACGACCTGAATATTTGTTGCTAAAAACGATGCCAGGCGTGGGTGAAGTACTGGCAACGATCATCATGTTGGAAACCGGTGACATAGACCGTTTTGCAGAGGTCGGCAACTTCGCCTCTTACGCTCGCTGCGTAAAAAGTGCGCATTACTCCAACGGAAAAAAGAAAGGTGAAGGCAACGCAAAAAATGGCAACGCTTACCTCATTTGGGCTTTCATTGAAGCAGCCAATTTTGCCCGGCGTTTCAGTGACGATGCCAAACGATTTTTCGAGAAAAAGAAAGCCAAGACAAACAGCGTGGTCGCGACCAAAGCACTGGCTCATAAATTGGCGCGTGCGAGCTACCACATACTTAAGGAGAAACAGCCTTTTGACGCTAAACGCTGTTTCGCCTGA
- a CDS encoding SMI1/KNR4 family protein — MTSLDTLLSNASSSLSEHEPERLGLSHGLLDRLADQLFGMLRRRNGFYAFECALHVFPTHSSQQEIGIYDWNANALWRSGYKYMADGCFFFAEDVFGGQFCFKDGKVYIFDPEIGSLEYLADDIESWAKSILVDFDVLTGHPLAHQWQKQNGQLPAGKRLLPKVPFVLGGEFVLDNLYLADAVEGMKLRADIASQIRDLPDGAQIKFNVES, encoded by the coding sequence ATGACTAGCTTAGATACTTTACTATCGAACGCAAGTTCGTCTTTGAGCGAGCATGAACCGGAAAGGTTAGGTCTATCGCATGGATTACTAGATAGGTTAGCTGATCAACTTTTTGGAATGCTGCGCAGGCGTAATGGTTTTTATGCTTTCGAATGCGCTTTGCACGTATTTCCAACACACTCTAGTCAGCAAGAAATTGGAATTTATGACTGGAATGCGAATGCTCTGTGGCGCAGCGGCTACAAATACATGGCCGATGGGTGCTTTTTTTTTGCTGAAGATGTTTTTGGTGGGCAGTTCTGTTTTAAAGATGGCAAGGTCTATATTTTTGATCCAGAAATAGGTTCGCTAGAGTACTTGGCTGACGATATTGAAAGCTGGGCGAAAAGCATTCTTGTTGATTTTGATGTGCTTACAGGGCATCCATTGGCGCATCAATGGCAAAAGCAGAACGGTCAACTCCCTGCGGGGAAACGTCTGTTGCCTAAAGTGCCTTTCGTGCTTGGTGGTGAGTTTGTGCTAGATAACTTGTACTTAGCTGATGCTGTGGAAGGGATGAAGCTTAGAGCTGATATAGCTAGCCAAATCAGAGACCTGCCAGATGGTGCCCAGATTAAATTTAATGTTGAAAGTTAA
- a CDS encoding SMI1/KNR4 family protein gives MKNKEELKSLVEVLTSSEDYEGNYGYRVTDKNAMLSNVDELDRQQAPADYLEFLTEFGFGELDAAFHLDDGPEKYSTICGREIEGYEGVYVFGGNSSDVLYAFDAKHNWQVVEISSELDGVDVLASNFSDFILERLRYIKSLVERRAAG, from the coding sequence ATGAAAAATAAAGAAGAATTAAAGTCTTTGGTTGAAGTTCTGACGTCCTCAGAAGACTATGAGGGAAATTACGGCTACCGTGTAACAGATAAGAATGCGATGTTAAGCAATGTTGATGAATTAGATCGGCAGCAAGCTCCAGCGGATTATCTGGAATTTCTCACTGAGTTTGGTTTCGGCGAATTAGATGCGGCATTTCATCTCGATGATGGTCCGGAGAAGTATTCGACTATATGCGGTCGGGAAATTGAGGGCTATGAGGGTGTTTACGTATTCGGTGGAAATTCGAGCGATGTACTATATGCTTTCGACGCAAAACATAATTGGCAGGTCGTAGAAATTAGTTCTGAGTTGGATGGGGTTGATGTGTTGGCGTCAAATTTTTCTGATTTTATTTTGGAGCGGCTGAGGTACATCAAGTCGTTAGTTGAAAGGCGTGCGGCGGGTTGA
- a CDS encoding DUF6124 family protein, translating into MDKLIPDPPVPPLHLDIAADANAERVIDSYLNPKPAQPDKKPPPDQLFTVMEGVDAESLLANLSETLASANAMAGDLAFDLEDSRRYVALGLQQLIELGQLLANRALDVVDPR; encoded by the coding sequence ATGGACAAACTCATCCCCGACCCACCCGTTCCACCGCTGCATCTAGACATCGCAGCCGACGCCAACGCCGAGCGTGTCATCGATTCCTATCTGAACCCCAAGCCCGCCCAGCCTGACAAGAAGCCACCTCCGGACCAGTTGTTCACCGTCATGGAGGGCGTCGATGCTGAAAGCCTGTTGGCCAATCTCAGCGAAACCTTGGCCTCCGCCAATGCCATGGCCGGCGATCTGGCGTTCGATCTGGAGGATTCTCGACGGTATGTTGCACTAGGGCTGCAACAGTTGATCGAGCTGGGTCAGCTATTGGCAAACCGGGCGCTGGATGTAGTCGATCCCAGGTAA
- a CDS encoding leucine-rich repeat domain-containing protein — MQTPDRNALIAQLAANPDDIAARAALYRDLLDTAEASLEGVRVAAGLCDPAANVVIAHLNTTAHKNRPGPLLPQLRNLPVDHVELNNAEPEWCDALAGLPLRTLKLNSPRFSCGPDVWQRLPGLALDTLEISGFSRNDNATSLPSVERLRRLKLGTYGEDFDDAFLQQLSNSPLQELSLNRCDDVTDDGLLALSKLQLRSLTLERVGELTSRGMAHLRNHPLEQLSLGWSSAILKDPSWLSSLTALRALSLDHCYATDATLDAIRELPIERLSLQSSYIADDDLEVLEGMPLADLDLKSSRQVIERLDVLHAFPLKRLGLSDVQGVCADTLSDLRGLDLESLDLSLNDTTWKELKQLAGLPLKRLNLSFCRGVDGKVLRKLAELGLPLEQLEISGLDLRDADLACLRDLPLQRLGLYDSSWLTDVGVAHLAGMPLRDLTLAADPGESQITSAVVPVLEQLPLQTLSLFNCSEISADGWDRLARLPARVMGPGI; from the coding sequence GTGCAGACTCCCGACCGCAACGCGCTGATCGCCCAACTCGCGGCCAACCCTGATGACATCGCCGCACGTGCTGCGCTTTATCGCGACCTGCTCGACACCGCAGAGGCATCACTGGAGGGTGTACGCGTTGCGGCTGGCCTGTGCGATCCGGCGGCTAACGTCGTTATTGCTCACCTGAACACCACCGCCCATAAAAATCGCCCCGGCCCATTGCTGCCTCAGCTTCGCAACCTGCCGGTCGATCATGTGGAGTTGAACAATGCCGAGCCAGAGTGGTGTGACGCCCTGGCTGGGTTGCCCTTGCGCACGCTGAAACTCAACAGCCCGAGATTCAGCTGCGGCCCGGATGTGTGGCAACGCTTGCCAGGCTTGGCCCTCGACACCTTGGAAATCAGCGGATTTTCTCGCAACGATAACGCCACCAGCCTGCCTTCAGTCGAGCGACTGCGCCGGCTCAAGTTAGGCACCTACGGCGAAGACTTCGACGACGCTTTTCTCCAGCAACTCAGCAATAGCCCGCTGCAGGAATTGTCGTTGAACCGTTGCGATGACGTCACCGACGACGGTCTTCTCGCCTTGTCGAAACTCCAGTTGCGATCACTCACGTTAGAACGCGTCGGCGAGCTGACTTCCCGTGGGATGGCGCACTTACGCAATCACCCACTCGAACAACTGTCCCTCGGTTGGAGCAGTGCAATCCTGAAGGACCCTTCCTGGCTTTCCAGCCTGACGGCATTGCGCGCGCTGAGTCTGGATCACTGTTACGCAACAGACGCCACGCTCGACGCGATTCGGGAGCTGCCCATCGAACGGCTGTCGCTCCAGTCTTCGTATATCGCTGATGACGATCTTGAAGTATTGGAAGGCATGCCGCTCGCCGATCTGGATCTCAAGTCGTCCCGCCAAGTGATCGAAAGACTCGATGTGCTGCACGCTTTTCCACTGAAGCGGCTGGGGCTTTCCGATGTGCAAGGCGTGTGTGCAGATACCTTGAGCGACCTGCGTGGTTTGGACTTGGAATCCCTGGACCTTTCCTTGAACGACACCACTTGGAAGGAGTTGAAGCAACTGGCTGGCCTGCCGCTGAAGCGGCTGAACCTCAGTTTCTGTCGCGGCGTCGATGGCAAGGTTTTGCGCAAGCTCGCCGAGTTGGGATTACCGTTGGAGCAACTTGAAATAAGTGGTCTGGACCTGCGCGATGCCGATCTCGCTTGCTTGCGGGATTTGCCTTTGCAGCGCTTGGGTTTGTATGACAGTTCCTGGCTCACAGACGTCGGAGTGGCCCATCTCGCGGGTATGCCACTACGAGATTTGACGCTTGCGGCAGATCCTGGGGAATCGCAGATCACTTCAGCCGTGGTGCCGGTGTTGGAGCAGTTGCCGCTGCAAACATTGTCGTTGTTTAACTGCAGCGAGATCAGCGCAGACGGTTGGGATCGTTTGGCCAGGTTGCCTGCGCGGGTGATGGGGCCGGGTATCTGA
- a CDS encoding GlxA family transcriptional regulator, with the protein MEGLDHGQARHPPIRRGTAELSIGIMLWPRFPLLSLSGLTDALRHAADTGDQSRPIRCQWKVLGTPGQRVISSSGLDVPIDSELADPARFDYIVVIGGLLDSIEAVPKTYPAFLQQAAAAQVPLIGLCTGSFVLARHGLMEGRTACVHAYHGDDWKRLFPSSRFVINRDFLIDQDRITCAGGVSVIELALHLIGLHCGPDRAGKVVHQMTVAKNTSNSFVDRRKALGYASSSNRRLHEAVMLMEKHMAQPLDIEAIAHLVGTSKRQLERLFVAETNNSPAQFYRQVRLRFGRWLLVSSDRQIGEIAFECGFADAPHFIRHFQSMFGMSPGKLRKALMQQEGK; encoded by the coding sequence GTGGAAGGGCTCGATCATGGGCAGGCGCGTCATCCGCCCATCCGCCGCGGCACCGCCGAGCTGTCTATTGGCATCATGTTGTGGCCACGCTTCCCCTTGCTGTCACTGTCAGGACTGACCGATGCCTTGCGGCACGCCGCCGATACGGGCGATCAAAGCCGCCCCATCCGCTGCCAATGGAAAGTACTCGGCACGCCCGGGCAAAGAGTCATTTCCAGTAGCGGACTGGACGTGCCGATCGACAGTGAACTCGCTGACCCGGCGCGTTTCGACTACATCGTGGTGATTGGTGGATTGCTCGACTCCATCGAGGCGGTGCCGAAAACCTATCCCGCGTTCCTCCAACAGGCCGCGGCGGCACAGGTGCCGTTGATCGGCCTGTGCACCGGCAGCTTCGTGCTCGCGCGACATGGCCTGATGGAGGGGCGAACGGCGTGTGTCCACGCCTACCATGGCGACGACTGGAAGCGGCTGTTTCCCTCGTCGCGCTTTGTCATCAACAGGGACTTTCTGATCGACCAGGACCGGATCACCTGCGCGGGCGGTGTGTCAGTGATCGAACTGGCCCTTCATCTGATCGGCCTGCATTGCGGACCGGATCGAGCGGGCAAAGTCGTGCATCAGATGACGGTGGCGAAGAACACGTCCAACAGTTTCGTCGACCGACGCAAGGCGCTCGGCTACGCCAGCTCCTCCAACCGTCGGCTGCACGAAGCCGTGATGTTGATGGAAAAACACATGGCCCAACCCCTGGATATCGAGGCCATTGCGCATCTGGTCGGCACCAGCAAGCGGCAATTGGAACGCCTGTTTGTCGCTGAAACCAACAACAGCCCGGCCCAGTTCTACCGCCAGGTCCGACTCAGGTTCGGCAGGTGGCTGCTCGTGAGTTCCGATCGCCAGATCGGCGAGATCGCCTTTGAATGTGGCTTCGCGGATGCGCCGCATTTCATTCGGCACTTTCAGAGCATGTTTGGTATGTCGCCTGGGAAGCTACGCAAAGCCTTGATGCAACAAGAGGGGAAGTAG
- a CDS encoding substrate-binding periplasmic protein produces the protein MKTSKVQRFSGICAGFLVCVLAAAPVFALQTVEPGSLTIAFSGDMPGTGYQDSRMVGYDGEILQQISEKLGLKVKPALMEWSGTIASVQSKRVDVMAGTMGWTEQRSKIMALSDPIHYFKNGITQTDKTNWNSLKDLQGKKVGTITGFSFIPEMRKIDGLQVALYDTSDAAVRDLLAGRIDAVIGDPPVMQYAISRNEQWHLHFNAFVDNDPNFPLLTGLGQVVFGFNKASPELVTAVNAQIQTLWKNCEMRKIGARYGLTQDVWFMPEGKDLRLGVDRPAGWTLPGCK, from the coding sequence ATGAAGACGTCCAAGGTTCAGCGTTTTTCCGGCATTTGTGCCGGTTTTCTGGTGTGCGTTCTGGCTGCGGCACCGGTGTTCGCATTGCAGACAGTAGAGCCGGGAAGCCTGACCATCGCCTTCAGTGGTGATATGCCAGGAACAGGGTATCAAGATAGTCGGATGGTCGGCTATGACGGTGAAATCCTTCAACAAATTTCCGAAAAGCTGGGGCTCAAGGTCAAGCCGGCATTGATGGAGTGGTCGGGGACGATTGCGTCGGTGCAGTCCAAACGAGTGGATGTCATGGCAGGCACCATGGGCTGGACCGAACAACGCTCGAAAATCATGGCCTTGAGCGATCCTATTCACTACTTCAAAAACGGCATCACCCAGACAGACAAGACCAACTGGAACAGCCTCAAAGATTTGCAAGGCAAGAAAGTCGGGACCATCACCGGCTTTTCGTTCATCCCTGAGATGCGCAAGATCGATGGCCTGCAAGTCGCCCTGTACGACACGTCCGACGCGGCCGTTCGCGATCTGCTCGCCGGACGTATCGATGCGGTGATCGGCGATCCACCGGTCATGCAATACGCCATTTCCCGCAATGAGCAATGGCACCTGCATTTCAACGCCTTTGTCGACAACGATCCGAATTTTCCACTGCTGACGGGCTTGGGTCAGGTGGTGTTCGGCTTCAACAAGGCCAGCCCGGAACTGGTGACGGCGGTCAACGCACAGATTCAGACGCTCTGGAAAAACTGTGAGATGCGCAAGATCGGCGCTCGCTACGGCCTGACCCAGGATGTCTGGTTCATGCCCGAAGGCAAGGACCTGCGGCTCGGCGTCGATCGCCCTGCAGGCTGGACGTTACCTGGCTGCAAATAA